The Methanosarcina barkeri str. Wiesmoor DNA segment GAAGAAACTTTTCCTGAAGGTATAGGTCTCTCTTTAAAAGGCCTCCAGTACCTTGTAAGCGTGTTTTCTACATCAAGCCGATCTCTCTTTCTATCCACATAATCATTAAGTATAAAACCAGCTTCAAACCCAAGCAGCCCAATTAAAGCCACCTTAATAGTCAACGCCCAGGAAAAGCCGCCATAATTTGCAAAAGCAAGCACTAGCCCAGAGCAGGAAACAAGAGGCCAGGCAGGAAGAAAATGAGCACGTATAAGGTCAAGATAAGCTTTCAGGGTTTCTATCATTTTTTAGCCTCAATAGCAATAGAGGTAATTAAGGAAACTATTACATAAAAACTATGAAAATAGGGTAAAACTGCTGTTAAGAAGCCATTATTTTTGGAAATGATTTATTTACGAATGTAGTTACATTTACGAATGTAGTTACTTTTTTGTTTCAGGCTGAGGCTTTTCAGAGTTTCACTTGTTAGGTCCAAATGGAGATATAGCATATAAGAGTATCAATAAGTCTAAAGTATTTTTAGAGACTTGCCCGATGTTACAGGTTTCAAGGACTGTCTGTGAATTTTCCCAGATATAAGGATAAAACAAGATACGAAAGGATCTTCAGATTAACTTCAATAAGCTTGAAGCTATTTTTATAAGATATGATTATTAAATATATGTTAATGTAGTCTCTGACAACAATAATAAAAAAATTCGAGATAACTGTATTGAGAAAATTTTTTGAGAAATTGCCGATATGAAGAGATATAAAATCAGAGTCGAGTTATACAAATCATTTTAAAAAACTAAAATTGTAGCCTATTAAAAGGCTACTTGGATAATTCCTTTTTACGCTACTAAATTATACGGTTTGTGTAGCGTTGTCATCTGCAGAGTCGTTGTCTTCAACTGTAACATTGTCATCTGCAGAATCATTGTCTTCAACGGTCATATTGTCATCTGCAGAGTCGTTGTCTTCAACGGTCATATCGTCTGCAGAGTCGTTGTCTTCAACGGTCATATTGTCAGTAGCAAAGTCGTCATCTGTAATGTTGTCGGCTGGAACTTCTGCGGCTACATCTTCGGTCTGAGTTCCATTTTCGTCTGCTACTGGAGCCTGGTCAGTCACTTCTTCTTGAGATCCATCTTCTGCTGTTGTGTCAGCATTCTTGTCAGAACAACCAGCTGCAAAGACAACAGCACTAATGACAAGGAGCATTGCCATAATCTTTAACATTTTTTTCATTAATAATACCTCTAAAGTTCTCTTCCTTTTTTACACCCAGCTCATATAAAATTATGAGATTTTCATATGAGATATTTATGCATGACCAGTCAATAACATTAAAACTTTTCGATTTGATAAAAGAATGATACCGCAAAATGGTTTATTTGGTTAGAATATATGCACCACCCTGAATATTATTAATACTATCCAAATTATTAAACTCAGAACTACATATTAATTTTCAAACTTTATTAAATAAATATAACCATGAGAATAAATATATAAACTGTTAGAAAAGAATAACCACTCAGCGGAAGAAAAGTATTTAAATTGGATGTAATATTCCTCCGTTAAGGAAGCGCAAACCTGCTAACATCCGGTTTGGAAAAGATCTGAAGGCAGTCTGAGGATAAAATCTGAAAAATTACAAAACTCTTAAATTCTGTGGTAAGGCTCAGAAGGAATTCAAAAATTCCCTGTTCATAGGTTATGCCAGACCTGTGGAAAGTGAAGCTGAGGCAAAAACTTTCATAAAAGGTATAAAGGAATTGCACCGCGATGCAAACCATAATGTTTCGGCTTATTTTATAAAAGAAAAAAGCTCTTTTGCTCTCAAATATGACGACGACGGTGAGCCTGCAGGCAGCTCAGGAAAACCTATTTTTAAAATACTCGAATCAAAAGAAATTCTGAACGCAGCTGTGGTCGTGACCCGGTATTTTGGGGGAATAAAACTGGGTTTCGGAGGACTTTCGAGAGCATACAGAGATACGGCACTCTCGGCTATTGAAGATGCAGAAGTTATCGAAGTCTTCGAGCAGGCCAGATTAAGAATATGTCTGAGCTATTCAGAAAGTCAAAAAGTAAGAAATCTGGTAGAAAAATACGCAGAACTCCAGGAAGAAACGTATTCAGATAATGTGGAATTCATCATTCTTGTAAGAAAGGATCTTGAAGATGAATTCATTAAAAAAATAATAGATCAAACAAAAAATAAGGTCGCACTTGAAAAACTTTAACTTCATTAATTAAACTTGCACTCTTACCAGACGCCCCGGAAATAAAAGAACCTGAAGCCGAAGAGAAAAAAGTCAAAACCGTAGAGAAATCAGCTCTCAATATTTTTCTGCAGCATTGATCCCTTCTTGCGGCATTATCTTGATGTAACTGTCACGCTGACAAGAATTTACACCTTTACAATTCAAGATCTCTTATGTGGCGCTCGTACTGTTCTTCCCAGGCCGGAGCAGTTATGCAGACCTGCTTGAGATTTCCACGGAACCAGAACCTTTTTCCTGCAGGCACGACAACTACGTCTCCAGCTTGGGCCTCAAATTCTTTATCCTCAACTATCCAAACCCCCCTGCCTTCAAGGATATAATAAATAAAATCGCTTTTTTCATGCAGGAACTCCTCTGTGTGCCCTTTCTGTGTTTCCTGATAGAGTACACCGGCATTTCCGGATTCGGCTTTAGTGGTGTAGATTCTCATCTTCACTCCTTTTTTCTCAATTACTGCCGCATCCTCAGGCTTGAAAACCACACGCATGGATTCGGTAGAGCCAGCACGTAACCCCGTATGAGAGCTTTCTTCAAGCGAATTAAGAAGGAGAAGATTTTTCTCAAATCCGCCCTTTTCATGTTTTTTCCGCTGCCTTATTGTCTCAAGTTCAGCTTTTGAAGAGCCTCTCAGTTCCGCGATTCTGTAAATTACCTCAAGCAGGTCTGCAAGCTCTTCAAGCTTTTTACTTTCAAGATACTCCTTCAGTTCCTCTTCGAGCTTATTTTCAAGTTCAGGAAGAAAACTGGAGTCTGAAAGCTCACGGATCATGCATTCCTTGCCTGAAAGTTTGAAAATTTCAGGTATAAAGTCCCTAACTGCTTTTGAATTATTTACTGCCATAATTTTGCCCGGTCACAGGAATTTGTGTTTAAGATCAGCCAATTGTTGCTCACCGTTTAAATAAAAGCAATGAAGATTCACTGTAAGAAGTAATCGTCTCTTGCCCTGACAAGCGCCTTTATATTCTCAAGTGGAGTATGTGGGGCCAGCCCGCAACCTGGAGCAAGGATATCAATTCCATCTTCAAGGCAGGCAGTAGCCTCAAGGAGAACTGCTTCAGGCCCTTTTGCAAGCAGGGTATCGGACGGAGAAATATTTCCTATAAGCCGTACCCGATCGCCTATAGCCGCTTTTGCGAAACTTACACTTACTTTTTCTTCAATACTTATCCCATCAAAACCTGCATCTCCGAGAGAATTAAGAACGGCTGTGGCGTCGCCACACATGTGAAGGACTTTCAAGCCTTTTACTTTCCTGCAAAATTTCCTGTAAAGGGGAAAGACCGATTCTTCGAACATCTTAGGGGAAATAATATCAGGTCCTGCTTCGGAGTCTATAAGGGTTATGGCATGTGCGCCTCTTTCAAGCAGACCATTGGCATATTCTATGCAGGCATCGGTAAGAACACCC contains these protein-coding regions:
- a CDS encoding cupin domain-containing protein, which produces MAVNNSKAVRDFIPEIFKLSGKECMIRELSDSSFLPELENKLEEELKEYLESKKLEELADLLEVIYRIAELRGSSKAELETIRQRKKHEKGGFEKNLLLLNSLEESSHTGLRAGSTESMRVVFKPEDAAVIEKKGVKMRIYTTKAESGNAGVLYQETQKGHTEEFLHEKSDFIYYILEGRGVWIVEDKEFEAQAGDVVVVPAGKRFWFRGNLKQVCITAPAWEEQYERHIRDLEL
- a CDS encoding YigZ family protein; this encodes MFIGYARPVESEAEAKTFIKGIKELHRDANHNVSAYFIKEKSSFALKYDDDGEPAGSSGKPIFKILESKEILNAAVVVTRYFGGIKLGFGGLSRAYRDTALSAIEDAEVIEVFEQARLRICLSYSESQKVRNLVEKYAELQEETYSDNVEFIILVRKDLEDEFIKKIIDQTKNKVALEKL